Part of the Polyangiaceae bacterium genome, CACGAACTTCAGGTACGCTTGGTTGTCGCCGGCCTCCACGGCCAGATCACCCACGTCCGGGAACACCGTGCTCGCGAAGCTGGGCCCCACGGTCACGTCCTCGGCGACCGGCACGTCCATCGACGACACCGGCGTGCCCGCAGCCACCCAGCACACCGACACGTTGCTGGCCTGCGCGTTCGACAGCTCCCAGGTTTTGCCACCCCCCACGAGCAGATACTCGAGCACCGCGATCTGGTCGACCACGTTCTTCTCGTCGTTGTCGCCGACGGCGTCGAACGTGCCCGCGCCGCACTCCAGCTTGTAGCCGACGGAGGCCGGCTTGACCCACATCGTGACCTTGCACTGCTCGCTGCCGTCCGTGAAGATCACGGCCGACGCGTTCGGATCCGCCCACTTCTCGCCGCAGCTGCCGGCGCCGCAGCACTGGTTGCCGTACTCCATCTTCAGCGTGCCCGGCGGGTGCGCCGTGTTCAGCGGGTCGGAGGTGCCGTAGACCTTGATGGTCGCGTCCTGCGCGCCTCCGTTGCAGCTGGTGTTGCGCATCTGCGCCAGCGAGCCCTTGCCGTTGTGGAAATCGGCGGGGTTCACGCCGACCACGTCGAAGGTCAGGGTGACGTCGTCGGAGGTCGCCGCGGCGTTCGCCATCGCGTTGTTGAAGTCCGCGACGCTGCCGCACACCGGAGCCGCCTGCGCGCGCCCCGGCGCGAGCGCGCACAACCCCAGCGAGACCGACACGATGCCTCTTGCCCCGATTCGCACCATTCGTGCAGCGTAGCACTCCACGCTGCGCCGTGGCGGAGCCGGCGCGCTGGGCGCAGCGCGAACCAGGCGCACCGCGCGCGGAAAATTGTCGCAGCGGACGAACTGCCGCGAGCGCACGTGCTACCGGACCAGCCGGAGCACGACCTCCGCCACGCCGATCCGAGCGCGCATGCCCCACGACAGCTCGGCCGCGTCGCTCTCGATCCCGTCGCCGAAGAGCACGCCGCCTTCGCTCATCTCCGAGACGATCTCGACGCGAGCGCCCGACTCGATCAGGCCCTGGGTGAGCTCGGTGCCGGTGGCCACGCTGGGGAAGGCCTCGCGCACGAAGAAGCACAGGCGCCGCTCGCTGGGGCGCGGAAGCTCGAAGCTCTCCCGCCGCTCGCGCGAGATGGATCGGGCCCAGCCCGTGGCGCCGGTGCCCGTCGCGAAGATGACGCCGGACGAGGACTGGTGCTCGCTCGCGTCGGCGAAGGTCACGCGATAGCGCGACGACTGGTGGCTGCGGTGCCCGACGTAGATCTCGTTCAGCGCGAGCAGCCGCTGGCCGTCGTCGAGCTCGGCCTGCACCATGGTGCGGAGCTCGAGCTCCGCCCGACCGGCGAGCACCGCCCCGAGCAGGCGGCCGGCTCGGTCCGGCGCGTGCGGCACCAGCACTCCGTCGTGGTGCGTGCGGTCCGGGTTCAGGCCGATCACCGGCTGGCCGCTCAGGTACTTCGCCGTGTTGGCCACCAGACCGTCCTGCCCCAGCACCATCACCACGTCGTCGGGCTCGAACACGAAGCGATCGAGGTCGCGGCGCGTGACGCGCGTGCGGCGAAGGTCGGCAGGGATGGCGCCCGAGACCAGCTCGAGCGCCCGCGTGAAGGCCTGGTGGCGGGCCTCGACCTCGTCGATGTGCTGGCCTCGCGTCTGCAAGAAGAAGCCCGCCTGACCTCGCGTCCCGTGGCGCGCGAGCAGGAGCTCGTACTCGGTGGGACGAGAGATCAGCACGACGCGGGGCTTCACCACGGACATGCGCCCGCTCACTTTCCGCCGAGCCGCGCCGTGCCCGCGCGCACCAGGTCGCTGAGCATGGGGCCGAGCAGCTCGGGCGTGACGTTGACGTGGTCGATGCGCTCGATCTTCTGCGCCAGCGCCTGCGCGGCGAGGGCCGCGATCACCGCGGGCGGCAGCGTGCGGTAGGTCTCCAGGCGCTCGCGCTCGGTCTCGACCTTGGCCGTCTCGATCAGGCGGATGGACTCGGCGTCCGCGCTCGAGCGGATGCGCGCGCGCTCCGCGGCGCCCTCGGCGTCGAGGCGTTTGGCGGCGACGTCCTCCTCCCTGCGGCGTCGCTCGTTCAGGCCGCTCTGGCGGATCAGCTCCTCCTCGCGGCGCGCCAGCTCGATGCGGTTCTGGAGCTCGTTCTCCTGGATGGCCCGCTCCTTCTCCACCGCGCGGGCGCGGCGCTCGAAGCCG contains:
- a CDS encoding DNRLRE domain-containing protein — its product is MVRIGARGIVSVSLGLCALAPGRAQAAPVCGSVADFNNAMANAAATSDDVTLTFDVVGVNPADFHNGKGSLAQMRNTSCNGGAQDATIKVYGTSDPLNTAHPPGTLKMEYGNQCCGAGSCGEKWADPNASAVIFTDGSEQCKVTMWVKPASVGYKLECGAGTFDAVGDNDEKNVVDQIAVLEYLLVGGGKTWELSNAQASNVSVCWVAAGTPVSSMDVPVAEDVTVGPSFASTVFPDVGDLAVEAGDNQAYLKFVVPPSAGKVTSARLFMHTRTESFANGAGGEVYAVPSNQWSETTLTWNARPPTAGASLGRIGPAGVDETVSLDLGSAITGPGTYSFAVVSPVTDTNGTHFFSKEGSATAAPYLKLSYEGADGGVTGGAGGADAGAIGGSGGAIGSGGSPGVTPDVENDEEPASGCACSARPQGQGWQLAALGLLLFGLRRRRGGASR
- a CDS encoding NAD(+)/NADH kinase, with amino-acid sequence MSVVKPRVVLISRPTEYELLLARHGTRGQAGFFLQTRGQHIDEVEARHQAFTRALELVSGAIPADLRRTRVTRRDLDRFVFEPDDVVMVLGQDGLVANTAKYLSGQPVIGLNPDRTHHDGVLVPHAPDRAGRLLGAVLAGRAELELRTMVQAELDDGQRLLALNEIYVGHRSHQSSRYRVTFADASEHQSSSGVIFATGTGATGWARSISRERRESFELPRPSERRLCFFVREAFPSVATGTELTQGLIESGARVEIVSEMSEGGVLFGDGIESDAAELSWGMRARIGVAEVVLRLVR